The nucleotide window TAAATGCTAGAAAGCAGCTGCATGAAAATAATTCAGCTGCTTTATTCTAGCTTAACTATTTAAAGATGGATTATCAATCCAATACAAGTTCCTTCCCCCATTTCCATCAACCCAGTTATCACGCCCAACATTGTGCCAGTCACCTTCACGTCCAAAAACGTTAAATTCCTCGCCTACATAGGTATCCCGAACAAATTCCGAATGATGACTAGGGGCTTTTCTTATATCTGTCTTCACAAGGGCACGGACGCGTTGAATGATTGTATGACTCTGAACAAACACAGGTTCGACAAGGGGCAATTGATTTACCACCCCCTCATTGTTATTTATCATATTAATAAAGTCATTCCAGCTTATCCCCCTCTCTCCACTACGAAGATATCTTGGACAGTTTTTGCCCGTCCAGTGATTATGCTGAACGACATTTGAGATTGAAATATTGAATTGCCCCATTAGGCGCTTGGTTACCTCAGCAGTATTCTAAACCGCCTTTTGAAAATTTCCATCCGCATTAACACAAATTTCAATATGAATGGATGTTTGATTGCCCGGTCCGTTACGGCCGTCACCGGCAGCCCAAGCTATTTCATTGAATGGTATTGATTGGATAGCTTCATGGTCATCAATTTGAAGGTGCCATGATGCTGTACGGTCATTTCCGCGCTCTTGCAAACGAGCGTGAGCACTTGCGTCTGCCCCTGCACCTGGATTATCAGTTTCATGGATGGTGATGTATTTAGGGATCATTTTTATGCCCGGGCGAGTTTCTTTATTAGACGCAGGAATAAATCGTTGAATAATATTCATACATATCATCTCCTTATAAACTATATATGCTTAAAGCCTCCAATTGGTTAGGGATTAGTTGTTTGGAACTACCCTCTTTAGCAAAAATAGGTACATGGACCCATTTTAAAATGTGTCTATCATTTGCATTAATTTAATATTTTAAAAATAGGAATCTAATATACTATTTAAAAAATTAAAGTTATAATACTTTTGTAACTACTAATATTGTCGAAAGGTGGAGACATAGTGAAAAAGGGTACAAAGAATAAGTTCAATGGTATAGTAGTTTCTGCTTTAGCATTAGGAATGCTAGCAAGTCCGTTAGGTGGAATTTCCGCCAAGGCAGCAGAAACTCAGCCAACAAAAGCTTTATCTAATGATGCATTCGCAAAGTTAAATAGTGTGAACTCATCATTGCTTAATCGGATTGAAGGGGCAGACCGTTATGGAACAGCGGTGCAAATATCTAAAAAAGGCTGGGAATCCTCAGACTATGTTATCGTTGTAAGAGGCGATGATTTTGCTGATGCTTTAGCTGCTGCACCATTAGCCTACCAACATGGTGCTCCAATTTTATTAACACGTACAGATGCAATAGATGCATCAACAAAACAAGAGATTAAAAGATTAGGTGCCACTCATGCAATTATTGTAGGCGGAAAGAGTGCCGTTTCCAAAAACGTATATAAAGAATTATCAACTAATTTAAAACTTTGGGTCAAACGAATTGAAGGTGCGAACCGTTTTGAAACAGCTGCTGCTATAGCTGCGGAACTAGGCAGTAAATCGGGCAAAGCAATCCTTGTGAATGGCCGTAATTATCCTGATGCGATTTCTGTTGCGCCATATGCAGCTAAAAATGGACTTCCCATCCTTTTAACAGAAACCGACGGGATTCCTCAAGCAACTATGGAAGCGCTTAAGAATGTAACGGATACTATTTTAATTGGTGGCAATGCAGCAATCAGCGAAAAGGTTGCAAGTACTGTTAAGAATCCGCAGCGTATTGGTGGAGAAACTAGGTTTGAAACATCCTTAAAGATTGCTACAGAACTAGATCAGGTAAAAGACAGTGTGTTTGTTGCTACAGGAAGAAACTTTGCTGATGCACTTGCAGGTTCAGTGCTTGCAGCAAAAGAAGACGCACCAATCCTTCTAACAGAGGTGAACGAACTTCCTGCTGGAGTAGCCGACGTGGCTACAGATAAAAATGTAACAATCCTTGGTGGAACATCTGCCGTATCCCAAAATGCGATTAAACCATTAGTCAGATATTCATTAAATATCATGCATACCAATGACACACATGCAAACATTGATAATGTCGCTAAAAAAATGACGGCGATTAAGTCAGTTCGTGCAGAAAAGCCGGATGCATTATTACTTGATGCTGGTGACGTTTTCTCTGGAACATTGTATTTTAATGAATATCAAGGTTTAGCAGATTTGGAGTTTATGGAATTAGCCGGCTATGATGCGATGACATTCGGAAACCATGAATTTGATATGGGAACTGGTGTATTAAGTAATTTTGTTAAGGAAGCTTCCTTCCCATTCGTTAGCTCTAACGTAAACTTTACGAACGATGCTAATTTAAAATCTCAATTCCATAATGATGTAATCACAGATAAACCTGAAGGCGGGGACATTTACGATGGCATCATTAAAGAGGTAAATGGAGAAAAGGTTGGGATTTTCGGCTTAACAACGGCTGAAACGCCAACGATTTCAAGCCCTGGAGACGGTGTAGCTTTTGAAAATTATATTGATGAGGCAAAAGAATCTGTTGCTGCCCTAAAAGAAAAAGGCGTTAACAAGATCATTGCCTTAACACATATTGGTTATGATGATTCAAGTGTCTGGGACAATGACTTAGAATTAGCGAAACAAGTTGAAGGAATCGATGTCATCGTTGGCGGCCACTCTCATACAAAACTAGATAATCCAGTATTTGAT belongs to Neobacillus sp. OS1-2 and includes:
- a CDS encoding N-acetylmuramoyl-L-alanine amidase, producing MNIIQRFIPASNKETRPGIKMIPKYITIHETDNPGAGADASAHARLQERGNDRTASWHLQIDDHEAIQSIPFNEIAWAAGDGRNGPGNQTSIHIEICVNADGNFQKAV
- a CDS encoding cell wall-binding repeat-containing protein, coding for MKKGTKNKFNGIVVSALALGMLASPLGGISAKAAETQPTKALSNDAFAKLNSVNSSLLNRIEGADRYGTAVQISKKGWESSDYVIVVRGDDFADALAAAPLAYQHGAPILLTRTDAIDASTKQEIKRLGATHAIIVGGKSAVSKNVYKELSTNLKLWVKRIEGANRFETAAAIAAELGSKSGKAILVNGRNYPDAISVAPYAAKNGLPILLTETDGIPQATMEALKNVTDTILIGGNAAISEKVASTVKNPQRIGGETRFETSLKIATELDQVKDSVFVATGRNFADALAGSVLAAKEDAPILLTEVNELPAGVADVATDKNVTILGGTSAVSQNAIKPLVRYSLNIMHTNDTHANIDNVAKKMTAIKSVRAEKPDALLLDAGDVFSGTLYFNEYQGLADLEFMELAGYDAMTFGNHEFDMGTGVLSNFVKEASFPFVSSNVNFTNDANLKSQFHNDVITDKPEGGDIYDGIIKEVNGEKVGIFGLTTAETPTISSPGDGVAFENYIDEAKESVAALKEKGVNKIIALTHIGYDDSSVWDNDLELAKQVEGIDVIVGGHSHTKLDNPVFDETGDEPTVIVQANEYNKFLGTLDVTFDADGKVIVPKTTGKLLDITTYAEDAETAEILNTKYKPAVDEKKATVVGTAVVPLVGGTPPARTVETNLGNFITDGMLAKAQSINPDTLIAVQNGGGIRVTLPAGQVTLADVLRVLPFGNTLGIMDLKGSEVKEALEYSVKDAPSTAFGGFLQVSGLKFTYDSTKPVGEKVQTIDVKGKDGNYTALDLEKHYYVATNVFTAKGGDGFTMFGKAYTEGRVSEPGFVDWEMFNDYIATQQDKKVNPQVEGRIVNVASQTVPAASFSGTAANPKVYFGNVVVDVTGVSKLEYATVKGNLTIKGGTTVDLSTVTVEGETNFED